AGCCGCTTCGCCGAGCGGCCGGTCGATGAGGAAGCGCTGCCGCCGCTGCCCGCTGGCGTGCCGGCCAAGCCCTGAGAACAAGAGTGGAGACAGACAGCATGAAAAAAGTACCGGTCCAATGCCGCAACATTCGCCTGGCCTACGGCAGCACCGAGGTGCTGAAGGACGTCAACCTGGATGTTGAGCCGGGCGAGTTCTTCGCGCTGCTGGGCCCCTCGGGCTCGGGCAAATCCACCCTGCTGCGCCTGATCGCGGGCTTCAACCGCCACCAGCAGGGCCAGCTGCTGATCGACGGCCAGGACGTCAGCGCCAAGGCGCCCTGGGAGCGCGATGTCGGCATGGTGTTTCAAAGCTATGCGCTGTGGCCGCACATGACGGTGTGGGACAACGTCGCTTTCGGCCTGGTGGAGCGGCGCGTCGACAAGGCCACGATCAAGGCCAAGGTCGGCGCGGCGCTGGAGCTGGTGGGCCTGTCGGCCTATGCGCAGCGGCGGCCCAACCAGCTGTCCGGCGGCCAGCAGCAGCGCGTCGCGCTGGCGCGCACCATCGTGATCGAGCCCAAGGTCTTGCTGCTCGACGAGCCGCTGTCCAACCTGGACAAGACCCTGCGCGTGCAGATGCGCCAGGAGCTGCTGGCGATGCAGCGCCGCCTGGGCCTGACGACGATCTTCGTCACCCATGACCAGGAGGAGGCGATGACCACGGCCGACCGCATGGCGGTGCTGGACAAGGGCGTGGTGCAGCAGGTCGGCGCGCCGGCCACGCTCTACGACTACCCGGTCAACACCTTCGTCGCCAACTTCGTCGGCACGATGAACCTGCTGGCCGGCAAGGTGCGCACGCGCCGCGCCGACCTGCTGACCCTGGACGTCGAGGGCGTCGGCGAGCTGCAGTTCCCGCTGCAGGCCGAGGCGCCGGAGGCGCCGCAGATCCAGGTCAGCTTCCGCCCGCATTCGCTGCGCATCGATGTGGCCGACGCGGTGCGCGACGCGCGCTATGTCTGGATGCCCGGCACGGTGGAGGCCAGCGAGTTCCTCGGCGAGTTCACCCGCTACCGGGTGCGGGTCGGCGCGCAGAACCTGGCGGTGGACCATCCGCACCATGCCGGCCTGTCCACCTTCCCGCTGGGCGGCCAGGTCAGCCTGGGCATCGAGCCCTCGCAGGTCCGTCTGTTCGGCGCCTGAGCGCCGGCGATGGAACTGCATCAGATCCGGGCCTTCGTCACGGTGGCCCGCGTCGGCAATGTGACCAAGGCGGCCGATGTGCTGTGCGTGACCCAGCCGGCGGTGACGGGCCAGATCAAGGGCCTGGAGTCCAGCCTGGGCGTGGCGCTGTTCGACCGCGGCGGCGGCCGCATGAGCCTGACCCGCGCCGGCGAGAAGCTGCTGCCGCAGGCCGAGACCCTGCTGGCCGCAGCCAGCGAGCTGCGCGGCCTGGCGCGCAGCATGCAGGGCGAGCTCAGCGGCCGGCTCGACCTGGGTCTGCCGGGCGAGACCTCCGATTTCCTGCGCACCGGTGCGCTGGCGCTGGCGGTGCAGCGCGACCTGCCCCTGGTCGAGCTGCACACCCATACCCAGGCGGTCGGCCAGCTGCTGGACCAGGTGCGCGGCGGCGCCCTGTCCGGCGCCTTCGCGATCGCCGCCCATCCGCCGCGCAATCTGCACTGGCTGGCGCTGCGCTCGGTCAGCTACCGCATCGCCTTCCCGACCCGCCTGGCCGGCGAGATGCAGCGCGGCGGCTGGCGCGTGCTGGCCGGCCTGCCCTGGGTCGATGGGGTGGCCGATTCGCATGTGCACCTGATGCTGCGCCAGCTGTTCGAGCAGCAGGGCCTGGCGCCCAACGTGGTGGTGCGCAGCGAGGACACCAGCGCGCTGGAGACCTTTGTGCGCGCCGGCAGCGCCTGCGCCTTGCTGCGCGAGGAGGTGGCGCTGGCCGGCGTCGAGCGCGGCGACTGGGTGGTCTGGGGCCATGCGCGGGTGGACGCGCGGCTGTATTTCTGCAGCGCGGTGGAGCGGGTCGGCGACCCGCTGGTGGTCGCGCTCAGCTCCGCCGTGCAGTCGGTCTGGGCCTGAGCCTCACAGACCTGGATCGCCGGGCGCGTCGTCCACCGCGTCCCAGCCATAGGCGCGTTCCACCTTGGCGATGCGCAGCTCGTAGTGGCTGTACCAGTCGGCACGGCCCTGATCGCGGGCGGCGCGGTGCTCGGCGACGGCGCGCCAGGCCTTGATGTCCTCCAGGCTGCGCCAGTAGGAGACGGTGATGCCCAGCCCGTCCTCGCCGCGCGTGCTCTCGACACCCAGGTAGCCGGGCTGCTCGGCGGCCAGCGCCACCATGCGGTCGGCGGTCTCGCCGTAGCCGGCCTGCAGCGCGGTGCGCTGACTCGTGAAAATCACCGCGTAATAGGGCGTTTGGGGGCGAGGCGCGAAGCCGGACATGGTTTGCTCCTGTGCGAATAGCGTATTCTTGCCGCTCGGACGGCAGCGGCATTGTGCCCAGCCGGCCCGCTGCAAGGAACAAGAACAAATGAGGTCTGGTCGCTGGTCGCGCCTGTTGTGCGTCTGCGCCCTGCTGGGCGCGGGCATAGCCTGGGCCCAGCCGGCCCCGCCGGCGGGCAAGCCCGATTGCGACCGCCCGCTGAGCCTGGGCCTGCACGACCATGGCCTGCTCTATTCGGCCGAGACGGCCGAGGGCATCGACAAGGATTTCGCCGACGAGCTGGCGCGCCGCAGCGGCTGCCGCTTCCATGTCTCGCTGCTGCCGCGCGCGCGCATCTGGCAGTTGATCGAGTCCGGCGCGCTGGACTTCAGCCTCTCGGGCATCAGCAATCCGGCGCGCGAGAAGTTCGCCGCCTTCGCCTGGTACTTCAGCAACAAGTACTACCTGCTGGTACGGCGCGACGCGCAGATCGCGAAGCTGGAGGAGTTCGAGCGCAACCCGCGCCTGAAGCTGGGCGTGATCCGCAGCTTCCGCTACAGCGAGAGCGCGAATCGCCTGGTCGACGCACTCGACGCGCAGCAGCGCCTGGTGTTGTCGTCCGGGCTGAGCGCGCTGTTCAGCGCGCTGGTGGCCGGCCAGATCCAGGCCATGATCATCGAGCCCTTCGACTACCCGACCCTGGAGTCCGAGCGCATCCGCGCGCTGAGCCAGATCCTCGAGTTCGGCGATGCGCCGGTGCCGCACGGGCTGATCATGTCGCGCGCCGCGCTGCCGGAGGCGGAACAGGCCAAATGGCGTGCGCTGGTCGACGGTATGCGCCGCGACGGCACGGTGCAGCGCATCTTCGAGAGATATTTCAAACCGGAACTGGCCCGCACGATGGTGCAGTTCTGAGCGCCTTTGGAGCCCCGCCCTTGGACAGCCGCAGTACCTCATCCCGCTGGTTGCGCTGGCGCGGCCTGCCGCTGCTGGTGCTGGCCGGCGGCCTCGGGCTGACCCTGCTGTACTGGCAGCAGCAGGCGCATGAGGACCGGCGCCAGCTGCGCGCCGACTTCGACGCCAGCCTGCGCGACGCCAGCCTGCGCATCGAGCAGCGCATGGCCGCGCATGAGCATCTGCTGCAGGGCCTGCGCGGCTTCTTCGACGCTCAGCCCCAGGTCGACGAACAGGCGCTGCGCCGCTATGTCGATGCGCTGCCGCTGGGCGCCGACTATGCCGGCCTGCAGGGCCTGGGCTGGGCCGAGCCGCTGGCGCCGGAGGACCTGGCCCGGCTGAAGCGTCCCCCGCTCTGGCCGCCCGGTGTGCGCGAACAGTACGCGCCGCTGCTGCAGCTGGAGCCGGACGTGCAGCGCAACCGCGTGCAGCTGGGACGCGACCTCTGGGCCGATGCGGTGCCGCGCCGCGCGCTGGAGGCGGCGCGCGACTCGGGCCGGCTGGCGCTGTCGGCCCGGCTGGCGCCGGCGGACGGCGCGGCGCCGGCCAGCTTCCTGATGGCGCTGCCGGTCTATCGCGGCAACGAGCCGCCCGACTCGCTGCAGGAGCGGCGCAAGCGCCTGCGCGGCTGGGTGGTGGCGCCGGTGCTGGTGCCGGAGCTGATGGCCAGCCTCTACGGCGAGCTGGCGCCGGGCCTGGAGCTGCAGGTGCATGACGGCCAGGACCTGGGCGAGGCCGAGCTGCTGTTCCGCTCGGCCGGCGGGCGCGGCGGCGAGGCGCTGCTGCGCGGCCAGGAGTTCCTGGTGCTGGGCGGCCATACCTGGACCGTCAGCCTGGCGGCGCGGCCGGCCTTCGCCGAGCAGCGTGGCGCGGTCGGCGCGGCGCTGGCCTTGCCGATCGGCGCGGCGCTGTCGGCCCTGCTGGCGCTGCTGGCCTGGCAGCTGGCCACCGCGCGCGACCGCGCGCTGGCCCTGGCCGAGCGCATGACGCAGGCGCTGCGCGAGAGCGAGCGGCGCTGGGCCTTCGCGCTGGAGGGCGCGGGCGACGGCGTCTGGGACTGGCAGGTGGTCAGCGGCAGCATCAGCAGCTCGGCGCGCTGGAAGGCCATCATGGGCCTGCGGCCGGGGCAGGGCGAACCGACCCTGGCGCAGATGCTGGCCTGCATCCACCCGGAGGACCTGCCGCGGGTGCAGGCCGAGCTGCAGCGCTGCCTGGACGGGCACAGCGCCAGCCTGGTCAGCGAATACCGGGTCGCCGACGGCAGCGGCGGCTGGAACTGGGTGCTGGCGCGTGCCACCGTGATGGAGCGTGGCCCGGCGCAGCGCCCGCTGCGCGTGATCGGCACCCTGTCGGACATCAATGCGCGCCGCCTGTCCGAGGAGCGGGTGCGCTTCATGGCCCTGCACGACCCGCTGACCGAGCTGGCGAACCGCGCCCATTTCGAGGAGCGCATGCATTTCGCGCTGGCCAATGCGCGGCGCTACAACGAGAGCATCGGCCTGATCCTCTTGGACCTGGACCGCTTCAAGCCGGTCAACGACAGCCATGGCCATGCGGTCGGCGACCAGCTGCTGCAGACCGTGGCCAAGCGCATCAAGGGCTCGGTGCGCGAGACCGACACCGTGGGCCGCATCGGCGGCGACGAGTTCGTCGTGCTGCTGACCGGCCCGGTGACGCGCGAGACCGCGCGGGTGGTGGCCGACAAGATCTTCAACCAGGTGGCCCTGCCGATCGAGCTGGCCGGGCTGCGCCTGGAGATCACCTGCTCGCTGGGCCTGGCGCTCTACCCCGAGGACGGCAGCGACGAGCTGAGCCTGACCAAGTCGGCCGACGACGCGATGTACCGCAACAAGCGCGCCGGCCGGCGCCTGCTCGACGAGGTCGGCGCGCCGCCGGCGGGCGGGCTCACAGGCCCCTGACCAGGTCCATCGCCTCCTCGATGCGCTCGACCGCATGCACGGTCAGGCCCTCGATCGGCTTCTTCGGCGCATTCGCCTTCGGCACCACCGCGACGCTGAAGCCCAGCTTGGCGGCCTCCTTCAGGCGCTCCTGGCCGCGCGGCGCGGGCCGCACCTCGCCGGCCAGGCCGACCTCGCCGAAGGCGATGAAGCCCTTGGGCAGGGCGCGGCCGCGCAGCGAGCCCTGGATCGCCAGCAGCACCGCCAG
This genomic stretch from Roseateles sp. DAIF2 harbors:
- a CDS encoding ABC transporter ATP-binding protein; its protein translation is MKKVPVQCRNIRLAYGSTEVLKDVNLDVEPGEFFALLGPSGSGKSTLLRLIAGFNRHQQGQLLIDGQDVSAKAPWERDVGMVFQSYALWPHMTVWDNVAFGLVERRVDKATIKAKVGAALELVGLSAYAQRRPNQLSGGQQQRVALARTIVIEPKVLLLDEPLSNLDKTLRVQMRQELLAMQRRLGLTTIFVTHDQEEAMTTADRMAVLDKGVVQQVGAPATLYDYPVNTFVANFVGTMNLLAGKVRTRRADLLTLDVEGVGELQFPLQAEAPEAPQIQVSFRPHSLRIDVADAVRDARYVWMPGTVEASEFLGEFTRYRVRVGAQNLAVDHPHHAGLSTFPLGGQVSLGIEPSQVRLFGA
- a CDS encoding LysR family transcriptional regulator codes for the protein MELHQIRAFVTVARVGNVTKAADVLCVTQPAVTGQIKGLESSLGVALFDRGGGRMSLTRAGEKLLPQAETLLAAASELRGLARSMQGELSGRLDLGLPGETSDFLRTGALALAVQRDLPLVELHTHTQAVGQLLDQVRGGALSGAFAIAAHPPRNLHWLALRSVSYRIAFPTRLAGEMQRGGWRVLAGLPWVDGVADSHVHLMLRQLFEQQGLAPNVVVRSEDTSALETFVRAGSACALLREEVALAGVERGDWVVWGHARVDARLYFCSAVERVGDPLVVALSSAVQSVWA
- a CDS encoding antibiotic biosynthesis monooxygenase; translation: MSGFAPRPQTPYYAVIFTSQRTALQAGYGETADRMVALAAEQPGYLGVESTRGEDGLGITVSYWRSLEDIKAWRAVAEHRAARDQGRADWYSHYELRIAKVERAYGWDAVDDAPGDPGL
- a CDS encoding ABC transporter substrate-binding protein, which encodes MRSGRWSRLLCVCALLGAGIAWAQPAPPAGKPDCDRPLSLGLHDHGLLYSAETAEGIDKDFADELARRSGCRFHVSLLPRARIWQLIESGALDFSLSGISNPAREKFAAFAWYFSNKYYLLVRRDAQIAKLEEFERNPRLKLGVIRSFRYSESANRLVDALDAQQRLVLSSGLSALFSALVAGQIQAMIIEPFDYPTLESERIRALSQILEFGDAPVPHGLIMSRAALPEAEQAKWRALVDGMRRDGTVQRIFERYFKPELARTMVQF
- a CDS encoding diguanylate cyclase domain-containing protein — its product is MDSRSTSSRWLRWRGLPLLVLAGGLGLTLLYWQQQAHEDRRQLRADFDASLRDASLRIEQRMAAHEHLLQGLRGFFDAQPQVDEQALRRYVDALPLGADYAGLQGLGWAEPLAPEDLARLKRPPLWPPGVREQYAPLLQLEPDVQRNRVQLGRDLWADAVPRRALEAARDSGRLALSARLAPADGAAPASFLMALPVYRGNEPPDSLQERRKRLRGWVVAPVLVPELMASLYGELAPGLELQVHDGQDLGEAELLFRSAGGRGGEALLRGQEFLVLGGHTWTVSLAARPAFAEQRGAVGAALALPIGAALSALLALLAWQLATARDRALALAERMTQALRESERRWAFALEGAGDGVWDWQVVSGSISSSARWKAIMGLRPGQGEPTLAQMLACIHPEDLPRVQAELQRCLDGHSASLVSEYRVADGSGGWNWVLARATVMERGPAQRPLRVIGTLSDINARRLSEERVRFMALHDPLTELANRAHFEERMHFALANARRYNESIGLILLDLDRFKPVNDSHGHAVGDQLLQTVAKRIKGSVRETDTVGRIGGDEFVVLLTGPVTRETARVVADKIFNQVALPIELAGLRLEITCSLGLALYPEDGSDELSLTKSADDAMYRNKRAGRRLLDEVGAPPAGGLTGP